In Microbacterium esteraromaticum, the following proteins share a genomic window:
- the nusA gene encoding transcription termination factor NusA: protein MDIELGLLRGIEKEKAIPFDELVSIIEQAILTAYGKHVSEDGAVPAGVRVELDRKTGHVAVLQPVTDEDGAVIGEEEATPEDFGRIAAYAAKQVISQRLRDIADDAVLGEFRGKEGDIVAGVIQQGPNPRMIHVDLGTVEAILPPEEQVPGEEYAHGRRLRVYVTSVAKGAKGPQITVSRTHPGLVRKLFALEVPEIAGGLVEIVSLAREAGHRTKIAVKANDPSVNAKGSCIGEMGRRVRAVTEELAGEKIDIVDHHPDLATFVAHALSPAKVTSAFVLDANTKAVRALVPDYQLSLAIGKEGQNARLAAKLTGAKIDIQPDSVME, encoded by the coding sequence ATGGACATCGAACTCGGACTGCTGCGCGGAATCGAGAAGGAGAAGGCGATCCCCTTCGACGAGCTCGTGTCGATCATCGAGCAGGCGATCCTCACCGCATACGGCAAGCACGTGTCTGAAGACGGTGCGGTTCCCGCCGGCGTGCGCGTCGAACTCGATCGCAAGACCGGTCACGTCGCCGTGCTGCAGCCTGTCACCGACGAGGACGGCGCGGTCATCGGCGAGGAGGAGGCGACTCCCGAGGACTTCGGCCGCATCGCCGCCTACGCAGCCAAGCAGGTCATCAGCCAGCGTCTGCGCGACATCGCGGACGACGCCGTGCTCGGAGAATTCCGCGGCAAGGAGGGCGACATCGTCGCCGGCGTCATCCAGCAGGGTCCCAACCCCCGCATGATCCACGTCGACCTCGGCACCGTTGAGGCGATCCTTCCGCCCGAGGAGCAGGTGCCCGGCGAGGAGTACGCCCACGGTCGCCGGCTTCGCGTCTACGTCACCAGCGTCGCCAAGGGCGCCAAGGGCCCGCAGATCACCGTCTCGCGCACCCACCCCGGTCTCGTCCGCAAGCTGTTCGCGCTCGAGGTGCCCGAGATCGCGGGCGGTCTCGTCGAGATCGTCTCACTCGCGCGCGAGGCAGGGCACCGCACGAAGATCGCCGTCAAGGCCAACGATCCGTCGGTCAACGCGAAGGGGTCGTGCATCGGTGAGATGGGCCGTCGCGTCCGCGCAGTGACCGAGGAACTCGCGGGGGAGAAGATCGACATCGTCGATCACCACCCCGACCTCGCGACCTTCGTCGCGCACGCTCTCTCTCCGGCCAAGGTCACCTCTGCGTTCGTGCTGGACGCGAACACGAAGGCCGTCCGCGCGCTGGTGCCCGACTATCAGCTGTCGCTCGCGATCGGCAAGGAGGGGCAGAACGCCCGTCTGGCCGCGAAGCTCACCGGCGCGAAGATCGACATCCAGCCCGACAGCGTGATGGAGTGA
- a CDS encoding YlxR family protein codes for MDPVRTCVGCRGRASRTALIRVVVQNDRLVIDERAALPGRGAWLHPSPECLDTALRRRAFARALRVPPSIGFPDAEDAQTIQRHFHRNKG; via the coding sequence ATGGACCCTGTACGAACGTGCGTAGGTTGCCGCGGTCGTGCCTCTCGAACCGCCCTGATCAGGGTGGTCGTGCAGAACGACCGGCTCGTCATCGACGAGCGGGCAGCTCTGCCAGGGAGGGGCGCGTGGCTGCATCCCTCGCCCGAGTGCCTCGACACCGCCCTGCGGCGACGGGCCTTCGCACGAGCACTCCGCGTGCCGCCGTCCATCGGTTTTCCCGATGCGGAGGACGCGCAGACCATCCAACGGCACTTCCACCGGAACAAAGGCTGA